The nucleotide sequence CGCCCAATTTCAATTTGAAACAACTTCAATATTAAAAACATTTCATCATTTGAATCTATAGTGACATCACAGCGTCTTACCGATGCCAATGTGTGCCTCCAGAATCATACTGACATCGTTGGCGCCATCTCCGATGGAGAGGGTGATGGGGCTGCCTTTGGAGTTCTTCACCATGTTCACAATCTATATAGGAAGGAGAGTGAGGTGGAAAAAAAGTTCATTAAATCCCACTTGGTTCTGCATTCGAAACAAGATGTCTAGATGCCTGAACCTGGTTTGCCTTTAACTACTGTAGCCATCTACAGTTAAATCTACCAGCAAGCGCCCATGACATGGCCTCACCTGGGCCTTCTGTAGGGGAGCCATACGGCAGCACAGAACAGTGGTGCAGTTCTGACAGATCTGGAGGAAGAGACTCTTGTAGTGGCTGGAGTCAGGAGAGGAGTTGAACACTAAGGATAGAGTGGCTCCGTCTATGATGAAGCCGTAGTCCTGCTTAGCTGAAGTCCAGCtcctgggagggaaagagaacgCAGAGCTTTCTTGTGACAAATCGAAACAAGAGCAAAACTATTTAATAGTTTCAAGACATAATTTGCTCCCAATTGTTATAATTTTACGACAAATTATCATCAATTTACTACCAATAATTATCAATTTACTACTACTCATTCTATTGAACAATAGTAGTAACATTGTACTGTAAGTAACTCCAATGACCCTCCTTCAAAACCTCCAACCCGAGACTTAGCACTGACCTGGTGACCCGAGTCTTAACCGGTAGAAGGTCCTGCACTGCCCTCTTGTGGTAGTCTAACAGCACCTCATGCAGgcgctcttctctcctcctcccgccgTCCTCCAGGGTTCTCACAGTCAGTTCCAGCAGCTCTGTGCCCCTCTGGAATAGCCGACAGGCGTAGCACGTGGACTTGGCCGTCTCCATCTTGTCCCCCGTAAGAACCCACACCTTCATGCCAGCCCGCTGCAGGGCCTCCATGGTCTCCGCTGCCTCCTCCTGCAACCTGGcgacagaggaggaagagaaagagggagtgtgaATGATGAGAGGCAGTTTGCAGTGAAAAGATAAGAAAAGGGGTGCGTCAGAGAGAATGAGTGATGATGCAGAGTGCGGGCCGGTGTGTGAGGCAGAGTGCGAGCCGGTGTGTGAGGCAGAGTGCGAGCCGGTGTGTGAGGCAGAGTGCGAGCCGGTGTGTGAGGCAGAGTGCGAGCCGGTGTGTGAGGCAGAGTGCGAGCCGGTGTGTGAGGCAGAGTGCGAGCCGGTGTGTGAGGCAGAGTGCGAGCCGGTGTGTGAGGCAGAGTGCGAGCCGGTGTGTGAGGCAGAGTGCGAGCCGGTGTGTGAGGCAGAGTGCGAGCCGGTGTGTGAGGCAGAGTGCGAGCCGGTGTGTGAGGCAGTCAGTGAATGACAGAATACATATTGAACAGAAAACAAATGCACATAACTCCCACCGCACCCACACTTCTACCTCTGCACATTAATGATCTGTTCGCCTCGAAAGAATGGCTGTGTCCAAAACGGCTCCTATTCCCCTATTCAGTGCATTTcctgtgaccagggcccatagggtgccacCTGGGACACAGCCTGAGAGTTAACTCTGAGCTGACTGTGTCCACCCACCTGTCCTCCACGGCGGTAGCGCCGATCAGGCTCATCCCAGTCTCCACCTGGTTGTAGACAGCCATGAGTTTCTCCTCTCGGTCATCCAGGGCCAGCCTGGCTTCCCTCAGCCCTGCGTCTGCCTGGGCGTACTCTTCAGAACTCAGCAGCTTGTAGGCCACACACAGCGTCCGGTAGCCTTCCTGAGATATGGCACAAACGCACACGTCGTAACTTACCAGTCAACACGAGCAAAAACTCTCGCTGTGCGTTTCATAAATGTGCGAAATCTAGACTTTCAATGTACCCGTTGCATCTGGAAAATAAACTAGGACGGTAAAACATTCATCTTAAATCAATGTACACACAAACAAAAATGGTAGCCTTCCTGGAAGACAGACATAAATGCACAGACGTACAAAGTCATTGTATAAACATGAAGTTAGTGAAGCGGATGGGGCAGAGACCCACCGTAGCGTTGCGCTCCACGTGCATGCGTATCCTGTCCACCTCCTCCTGCCTGACACGGGGGAAGATGGAGGAGTCGGCCCCCTTACAGAACAGCATGATGTCCCCTGAGCAACCAACACAGCCAGAACACGTCAGGACTGGGGTTACAAACAAAACTAGAAGCTAATAGACGAAAAGCTGTCGGTTCATTTCAATCTCTGTCTCACCGCATTTGGATCGGACTATGACGCTCATACGCCTTCTCACAGGGTCAAAGTTCAACACATGAAGCAGCTCGTACCTGCAAGGGGAAATCAGATGGCTATGTCAATCAAAAGGAGAATGTTGAATGATAAATCAAATCCGTTATTAACATTAATCAAAACTCATCAATTGTTGACTTACGTTTCAACATCTTTGTCTCTGTTCATCACTCTCATGTTCTTGCTCTCCATACCTAGGAATGTGAAACCATACCTGTAGATGGCGACAAAGACAAGAAAGTGAGCCGCACTGATTACACAACACACTAATCAAACCAAATCCACATAGAAGTTCATTTGTGTGATGGATTGATTGATGAATAACAGTTGCACAGGCCCTGTCCCTTACTTCATGGCTCCCTTGACCAGTGCCACCTCGTCGGGTGAGGAGGCGATGAAGCCCCTGAGCTCTGCAGGGTGGACCATCTCTCCATCCAGCCCCAGGACACCGTCCACCTGGTCCCCAACCCCGTCCTCCTGACCCGTAGACTCCTTGACCTGCACCGTGTGGCACAGACACAGAGCCCGCAGAaacagctcctcctcctcctgaaaACACACAGACGAAAGATACTTATTGAACTGTATGCCATTTACCAGAGGTGTATTCATTAAGAACCAAATGCAAAACTGGATGAACTTCTCCAATAAGAAACTATTGTTTATGTTGCAAAATATTTTCCTACAGTGTGCAATGAATGTTAGAATGAATACACCATTTGGTATGTACTTTTATATGGCACAGTAACAGTTTACATTATTACACTACCTAACAACCTCTTGTCTATGGGATGCAGAGTACAAACGAATGGCCATTAATCACACTGGATCTGTCACATGTGATGCTTGTTCTTCTGTCAGGTGACCTCTGATTTGATGCCCATATGTTGGCATGCCTGACTGGCACAGTGATGAGGGGGGAGGGCAGATAACTAGTCATTTACCCACCCTGCCAGCCTTCTGCTGCAGCATGCTCACGGGTCCATCTGTGACACAGAAGCCGTCCAGCTCGGTGCTCGAGTCACGGTTCTTGTATTGGAAGCCGTCGATGCAGCACTCGATGAACTCCATGCTGTTCTGGGTCAGAGTGCCCGTCTTGTCCGTGAACACATACTCCACCTAGAGGACACAATGGGAAACTGCAGGGTCAGACAAATACCCTTTTCacacaatcaaatgtatttataaagccctctccacatcagcagatgtcacaaagtgcttacacAGAAACCTAGCccaaaatcccaaacagcaagcaatgcaggttagGAAATACTCTAGAAAgtcaggaacctaggaagaaatctagagaggaacgaGGCTCTGAGGgatggtcagtcctcttctggctgtgccaggtagagattataagagtacgtggccattaaggccagatggctcttcaagatgttcataggtgaccagcagggtcaaataataatcacagtggttgtagagggtgcaacaggtcagcgtctcaggagtaaatgtcagctgACTTTTCATAGAGCCAGACTACAAAGCCAAACCAGGGCATCTACCATAGTTCCTGGAACCATGCTGGAGAGGACAATGTGAATAGAAAATATCTGCGCCAGCACAGTATATTTCAGGTTCAGACCTACAGTGAGAATCAGAGATGTactcattagtccaaacagttacAAAACAGAACGTTTATGTAACTAAAAATTGGGTTTCTATtgggaaaaaaaatattttgcaacaGAATTGGCGTAATGGACAGGCATGCGAGACACTTCCAGggtcgtaaaaaaaaaaaaaaaaaaaaaatcacttggCGCAATTAACTGTGAACAATAAGAATGGGCAATTAATCTCTGAGAGTTACACCGCATAAATCTAGTTTACCAAGCGTCATCTTTAATTGAAGTAATCATCAGGCAAACCAACCGTGACTAATCTGCAACGCCCCTGTTTGAGACAGAGGTTGGAATTGGGAAGGCACAGCCAATCAAGGCATATTAAGACCAGTTAGACCATTTCATATTCTGACATTTGAGGAATGTTGTTCATGTGGGTTTAGGGTCATCACTCCACCAAAGACTGGGGCTGAGAGCAGAGAGGCCCTAGACCTCAAATAAACCTACAGCCTCGTTTGAATACTGAAATGTATCTCCCCTTAGAGGTAATCACTGATCTAAGTTCCATTGCAGTATATAGCTAGCTTTTCACAAATCCAGTCATTTAAGATAAGTGAATACTTAAAGAAAAGGAGAAAGGAATGATGCATCAAAGTATTCAAACAGGGTGGATATCTGGCCAACTAGCTACAGCAATTTGGTGGGAATCTGCAATGAAAACTAGCTCCTTTGGGAGAGTGCTTTTGGGTCTTATCAACGCTAAATTGGTTCCATAGCTTTAAAGCCTGACCTGTCCTAGCTCCTCGTTGAGGTCAGAGgtgttgaccagagccccttCCTGGATCTCGGGGTCAAAGAAGTCCTTGTCCCAGGAGATGAAGAAGGAGCCCAGAAACTTCTGCATCTCCACCGTCACGTACATGGACACGGGGATGATGAAGTTGAACAGCACCATGAACGACAGGAAGTCAGTAAACATATTCAGgtactgggggagagagggaacaaaagCGAAACGTGGTTAAAATACACAGATGAAACAGGAAGTCAGTAAACATATTCAGgtactgggggagagagggaacaaaagTGAAACGTGATTAAAATACACAGATGAAACAGGAAGTCAGTAAACATATTCAGgtactgggggagagagggaacaaaagTGAAACGTGGTTAAAATACACAGATGAAACAGGAAGTCAGTAAACATATTTAGgtactgggggagagagggaacaaaagTGAAACGTGGTTAAAATACACAGATGAAACAGGAAGTCAGTAAACATATTCAGgtactgggggagagagggaacaaaagTGAAACGTGGTTAAAATACACAGATGAAACAGGAAGTCAGTAAACATATTCAGgtactgggggagagagggaacaaaagTGAAACGTGGTTAAAATACACAGATGAAACAGGAAGTCAGTAAACATATTTAGgtactgggggagagagggaacaaaagTGAAACGTGGTTAAAATACACAGATGAAACAGGAAGTCAGTAAACATATTCAGgtactgggggagagagggaacaaaagTGAAACGTGGTTAAAATACACAGATGAAACAGGAAGTCAGTAAACATATTCAGgtactgggggagagagggaacaaaagTGAAACGTGGTTAAAATACACAGATGAAACAGGAAGTCAGTAAACATATTCAGgtactgggggagagaggggtgaacaCAGGGAACAGTGTTAAATCACACTTCCACAAACTGAAGTGCCCTTGGAGAAAAAACACACTCATATAATGCAGTGCAAGAAGCCATAGGTGTAATGTGACTCGGTCAATGAAATGTGCCTAAAAGGCTCACCATAAGGCATTAAGTTGCATTTGAGACTGACTACAGTCAGCAGAGTGCATTATACGGTGCTAAACTGTATGTCTGTGTAAAGTCTTTTTCGCTGAGTGAAGGCCTCACCCGGTTGGCATCTTTCTCCTTCTGCGTCTTCTGGTTGTACCAGGGCTCTTCCTGGCCTGGTTGGCTCTGCCACACGTACTTGAGCGTGGTGCACACCAGGGCCTTGCTCACCAGGATACACAGGTACACCAGCAGGAAGGCATTGATAGATCTGAAACACGAGTGTTAACAACCCAACTCCCATTAGCAAAAATACACATCCACTTTGTGAAACATcactccatatatatatatatatatataatatatatatatatatataatatatatatatattcctctgATAGCCGTGTGAATGGACACCGAATAAACCTTCTAACTGCCCCAGCTTCCTTCAATTGATCTtgttccagtgttgtgttcaAGACCACCTAAAGCGAGACCAATTCAAGACCAAGGCCGGAGCAAATCAAGTCTGAGTCACAACCAAGACTGGAAAGGGGGGGCACGAGCGTGAGACAAGGGGTCCGAGACAGAGTCAAGACCAGAAAAATATAAGTCAAATTCAAGACCACGAGTAAACtttgtcaaatcaccaccataatAAGAGTTGaaaatgtccagtatttctgtgtCCATCTTTCAGAACATACAGATTCTTTAGACATTCAAAATAGTGAAGAAATGCATGCTGGGGGAAAACAGTCAAATTATTACTAACCTAAACACAGTGGGGAACAAGCTCTCCTATTGCCTTCAGAGAAGGCCTAAGGATTTATAAAATTATCTTTCATATAATGacatttatattattattttcaatgatgttctGATTTTGTTTGTTGTAATAAAGGAAAGAGTTAACACTGAAGAGAAAAAAACGAttgaaacagttttttttttgccTGACTCCAGGGAGATAAATTTAGCTAAGTCAGCCATTGGCTATCAGAAGCTAGATAAAAGGCATCTGCCATTCAACTATATTAGGACAACATTTTGGAGTGACAGAGAAATCAACCAATCACTTTGACTTAATGAGCGGGACAGTTTTTACAAAAACATCTGCCTTGAAATCCAACAGTTCACTGCGCAATAGCGAGCAGTAGTTTTCCCAGTCGAGCGAGCTAGATTTTGTTGTCAGGTAGTGTGCAGCGGCTGCAGCAGGTGTTATCAAAGAGGATGTTGTTTTTAATTTATTAGGTTCTCCCTTGTCAAGAATAACTTTCAACAAGAAGTTTCAAACGATCATCTAGTGAGAGGAACTGTGTTTTTTATAGCAGCCTGCTGTTGTCAGCCATCTCTTTGAAAATAACTTGTGTGAAATTGTATTTACAGTGGAGCGaacagcattttagcaacatgacATCTTAAAACATGTTCAAATACACCCCCAGGTAGaatgacttaaaaaaaaaaaaaaatgaaaataggaCTTTTTCTGACAAGCGACCAAATCACTGTAGATCTGGTAATTTTCATAAATTCTTAGAACGTTTGGGAATTACATATACtaaaggcatttgtgaaaattctattgcaatatagagtgggaaagtggccgtgcgtttggacaattaatagacactgcagtcTACGTAGACCAGTGCGCTATAGCCAATCAGAACTACAGTAGGCCTTTATACAAACAAGCCACACAGGCTGCCATCATTCACTTGGAACAGGACTGTATTTACAGGCAGTTACAACACCTCGACTTCAGATCATTAGAACACATTCGGAATGGATTTATGCAAATATGTAAACACCACGGGAGTCCTCTTTCATTTGAGAACTATAGTCCcgttgatcaaacaaccatgaaaaggtaggccctctccccctcagttaTGCACATTAACAACAGGATCAACTAATGCTAATGATGAATTATATGAATCacgcattgaactgcatccatctactctgccaacaatgccttagtGTAACGTTATGGAACGCTGAGTCAAATAGAGCCAacttttaaaacctcttataatGTAGGTTTTGTtgcataaactgggaatttgatatttttgactgatattatgattgtctgtttcatatctgcaaagtagttacaACGTTGTTTAAACTTTAGGTCGCCGGTTACGTTGTGTGCTTAACGTGAAATGTTTTTTGTAACAGGAAGTAATAGTTGTAAAATTCAATTGGGAAATGCTCAAaggttgtgtttttgtattcGGATTGGGACCTACTATGTCAGAGGTTATGGACTGCTTATCCTTTAAAATCATGCTGTATGGAACTGCTctctttccatcagccctatgcagtggtatagtggtgccAGGTATACTCAGATCTTGCCAAAAGTGTTCCCAAACGGCCCACCTAACAAAGGAAAGGCACCTTGTGTAAAAGCTCCTGTGTATTCCTGTTTTTTAATGAGTTTTCCtatacatttcagattttcactgcactaacctgtcacacactgaaggcctataggttcaccactgcactaacctgtcacacacacactgaaggcctataggttctccactgcactaacctgtcacacacatactgaagacctataggttcaccactgcactaacctgtcacacactgaaggcctataggttcaccactgtactaacctgtcacacactgaaggcctataggttctccactgtactaacctgtcacacactgaagacctataggttctccactgtactaacctgtcacacacatactgaaggcctataggttcaccactgtactaacctgtcacatactgaagacctataggttctccactgcactaacctgtcacacactgaaggcctataggttcaccactgtcacacactgaaggcctataggttctccactgtactaacctgtcacacacacactgaaggcctataggttcaccactgtactaacctgccacactgaagacctataggttcaccactgtactaacctgtcacacactgaaggcctataggttcaccactgtactaacctgtcacacactgaaggcctataggttcaccactgtactaacctgtcacacactgaaggcctataggttcaccactgcactaacctgtcacacactgaaggcctataggttctccactgcactaacctgtcacacactgaaggcctataggttcaccactgcactaacctgtcacacacacactgaagacctataggttcaccactgtactaaccggtcaca is from Oncorhynchus masou masou isolate Uvic2021 chromosome 32, UVic_Omas_1.1, whole genome shotgun sequence and encodes:
- the LOC135526333 gene encoding phospholipid-transporting ATPase 11C-like isoform X4; amino-acid sequence: MLRRRLNRLFGRDERRVDSRTIYVGHRPCPATDAFIPPKFCDNRIVSSKYTVWNFLPKNLFEQFRRIANFYFLIIFLVQVIVDTPTSPVTSGLPLFFVITVTAIKQGYEDWLRHKADNEVNKYLVTVLEDGRRARKESEKIKVGDVVEVVEDETFPCDLILLQSSREDETCFVTTASLDGESNHKTHYTVPDTEKGLESLSATVECEQPQPDLYKFVGRMHIYKNDQEPAVRSLGPENLLLKGATLKNTQKIYGVAVYSGMETKMALNYQGKSQKRSVVEKSINAFLLVYLCILVSKALVCTTLKYVWQSQPGQEEPWYNQKTQKEKDANRYLNMFTDFLSFMVLFNFIIPVSMYVTVEMQKFLGSFFISWDKDFFDPEIQEGALVNTSDLNEELGQVEYVFTDKTGTLTQNSMEFIECCIDGFQYKNRDSSTELDGFCVTDGPVSMLQQKAGREEEELFLRALCLCHTVQVKESTGQEDGVGDQVDGVLGLDGEMVHPAELRGFIASSPDEVALVKGAMKYGFTFLGMESKNMRVMNRDKDVETYELLHVLNFDPVRRRMSVIVRSKCGDIMLFCKGADSSIFPRVRQEEVDRIRMHVERNATEGYRTLCVAYKLLSSEEYAQADAGLREARLALDDREEKLMAVYNQVETGMSLIGATAVEDRLQEEAAETMEALQRAGMKVWVLTGDKMETAKSTCYACRLFQRGTELLELTVRTLEDGGRRREERLHEVLLDYHKRAVQDLLPVKTRVTRSWTSAKQDYGFIIDGATLSLVFNSSPDSSHYKSLFLQICQNCTTVLCCRMAPLQKAQIVNMVKNSKGSPITLSIGDGANDVSMILEAHIGIGIKGKEGRQAVRNSDYAIPKLKHLKKLLLGHGHLYYVRIAHLVQYFFYKNLCFILPQFLYQFFCGSSQQPLYDAAYLTMYNICFTSMPILAYSLLEQHICMEVLMSNATLYRDVAKNAMLRWSPFLYWTLLGVYQGLLFFFGVRFLFSNPALQDNGQVFGNWSYGTIVFTVLVFTVTLKLAMDTRHWTWINHFVIWGSLAFYIIFSFFWGGIIWPFLRQQRLYFVFANMLRSVSAWLVIIILILLSLLPEILLLVLRKPRWPHSRQIAAVTPLSYKHLKERE